From Deltaproteobacteria bacterium:
CCTGACAGTATGTTCTGTTATCTGACCGGCGAAATTATTCTTTTCAGCAACGACGCTTTTGGACAGCACTACGCTTCCGAGTATCTGTTCAATGACCTCGTTGACCAGGCGGAACTCATGGCAGAATGTATCAAATACTACGCCAACATCCTGACCCCCTTCAGCCCGCTCGTTGACAAGAAAATCAAGGAAGTCCTGGCCTTGAATTTGCCCGTCGATATGATCTGCACAAGCCACGGGGTGGTCTGGCGCGACAATCCGATCCAGATCGTGAACAAATACGTTGAATGGGCGGCCAATTACAAGGAAAACCAGATCACCATCCTCTACGACACCATGTGGAATGCCACGAGAATTATGGCGGAATCAATCGCAGACGGCATCAAGGCTGCCGATCAGGATGTGAACATCAAACTTTACAAGTTATCGCAATCGGACAAGAACGATGTCATAACGGAGGTGTTCAAATCAAAGGGCATCGTGGTCGGGTCGCCCACGATCAACCGGGGTATTCTGACCGCCCTCGCCTCCATCCTCGAAGAGATCAAGGGGCTCCGTTTTGCCGGGAAAAAGGCGGCGGTTTTCGGTTCATACGGGTGGAGCGGAGAATCGCCGAACATTCTGGCGGAGCATCTGGAAAAATCAGGTTTTCAACTGGTTGACGAAGGGTTGAAAGTCCTGTGGAACCCCGATGAAGCGGGTATGGAACAGTGCTTTGATTTTGGAAAGAAACTGGCCGGCCAGCTATCCTGAAGAAATTGCCAGCCCGGGCGCCGAAAGGCGTCCGTTGCCGTTGAACCACTCACCCACAAAAGACGCGGGAGGTTTTGATGGAGACGAAAGCCAGTCTGGAATTAAGGGAAGAGCATGAGGGCATTCGTGTCATGCTCCGCATTATGGAAGCCATTCGCAGGCAAGCCCAGGATAGGGGCGATTTGAATGAAGCCCATTTTGCCGCCATCCTGGAGTTTCTTGATGTGTTTGTGGATCGATGCCATCACGCGAAGGAGGAGGAACTGCTTTTCCCCGCCCTGGAGAAAAAAGGCGTTTCCAAAGATGGGGGCCCCATGAGTGTGATCCTGCATGAACACGTATTGGGAAGGAGGCTTGTCGAAGCCATGGGCGCGTCATTCGGAGCGTACAGCCGGGGAAATAGATCCGCCCTCAAGGAAATTTCCGCCGGCATCCAGGAATATATTTCTCTTCTATCCGAGCATATCGAGAAAGAGAGCGGTATCCTGTTCGATATGGCGGGTTACGTGCTATCCGAGACGGAACAGGAGGCGTTACATGAAGGGTTCGACAGAATAGAAACGGAACGCATCGGTGCCGGAAAACACGAGGAGTTTCATGCATTGCTCCATACTTTGTCCGGCATATACCTGAAGAAGGCATAGTCATTTACCGGGACCGTGAGGAAGGGCCGGGCGGGATTCTCGGGATCGATCCAACAGAAAACAGCCTCATAAAACCTCATGGAGTCAGACGTATCAATTCGTTGCCGGAGGTGCGTTGATGAATTCAGCAAGGTTAAGGGCATGCTTCCTGTTTTTCCTTGCCGTAATGTTCGGTCTCCTCATTTTGGGGGGCTATCTGATCAGCA
This genomic window contains:
- a CDS encoding anaerobic nitric oxide reductase flavorubredoxin, translating into PDSMFCYLTGEIILFSNDAFGQHYASEYLFNDLVDQAELMAECIKYYANILTPFSPLVDKKIKEVLALNLPVDMICTSHGVVWRDNPIQIVNKYVEWAANYKENQITILYDTMWNATRIMAESIADGIKAADQDVNIKLYKLSQSDKNDVITEVFKSKGIVVGSPTINRGILTALASILEEIKGLRFAGKKAAVFGSYGWSGESPNILAEHLEKSGFQLVDEGLKVLWNPDEAGMEQCFDFGKKLAGQLS
- a CDS encoding hemerythrin — encoded protein: METKASLELREEHEGIRVMLRIMEAIRRQAQDRGDLNEAHFAAILEFLDVFVDRCHHAKEEELLFPALEKKGVSKDGGPMSVILHEHVLGRRLVEAMGASFGAYSRGNRSALKEISAGIQEYISLLSEHIEKESGILFDMAGYVLSETEQEALHEGFDRIETERIGAGKHEEFHALLHTLSGIYLKKA